A window from Salvia miltiorrhiza cultivar Shanhuang (shh) chromosome 2, IMPLAD_Smil_shh, whole genome shotgun sequence encodes these proteins:
- the LOC131008754 gene encoding LOB domain-containing protein 25-like: MASSSSTYSNPPCAACKFLRRKCLSGCIFAPYFPPEEPTKFANVHKIFGASNVSKLLNEILPHQREDAVNSLAYEAEARLKDPVYGCVGAISVLQRQVIQLQKELDATNADLMRYTNQNYGQQRRNMGYGSGVGSYNSNPGYSVAYSYGENPAAHGTN; encoded by the coding sequence ATGGCCTCTTCAAGCAGCACTTACTCAAACCCTCCGTGCGCGGCGTGCAAATTCCTGCGGCGGAAATGCCTCTCCGGCTGCATCTTCGCCCCGTATTTCCCGCCGGAGGAGCCGACGAAATTCGCCAACGTCCACAAAATCTTCGGCGCGAGCAACGTGAGCAAGCTGCTGAACGAGATCCTCCCTCACCAAAGAGAAGATGCTGTGAATTCGCTGGCATATGAAGCCGAAGCTCGGCTCAAAGACCCCGTCTACGGCTGCGTGGGCGCCATCTCCGTCTTGCAGAGGCAGGTCATTCAGCTCCAGAAGGAGCTCGACGCCACCAATGCAGATTTGATGCGTTACACTAATCAGAATTATGGTCAGCAGAGGAGGAATATGGGTTATGGATCCGGAGTCGGGTCGTACAACTCCAACCCGGGCTATTCGGTTGCATATTCTTATGGGGAAAACCCGGCTGCTCATGGCACCAACTGA
- the LOC131008717 gene encoding protein ANTHESIS POMOTING FACTOR 1, translated as MTILSELNDDIIRSMSVGAVFSDFGGKINSLDFHRTADVLVTASDDDLVRFYDITNAQLVKTTYHKKHGADRVCFSHHPSSVICSSKYNLDSNGESLRYLSLYDNRCLRYFKGHKDRVVSLCMSPVNDSFMSGSLDHSVRMWDLRVNACQGILHLRGRPTVAYDQQGLVFAVAMEGGAIKLFDSRSYDKGPFDTFLVGGDTAEVCDIKFSNDGKSMLLTTTNNNVYLLDAYHGEKKCGFNMDSSANATIEASFTPDGQYVLSGSGDGNIHAWNISDEPNKIASLDSHIGVAACLRWAPRRVMFAAAAASVLTFWIPDDAKADAEPGAPAPAS; from the exons ATGACTATACTTTCCGAACTTAATGACGACATCATCCGCAGCATGTCGGTTGGAGCCGTCTTCTCAGATTTT ggTGGCAAAATTAATTCGCTTGATTTTCATCGGACAGCAGATGTGTTGGTTACAGCAAGTGATGATGATTTGGTTCGATTTTATGACATAACTAATGCTCA ATTAGTGAAGACAACATATCATAAGAAACATGGGGCTGATAGGGTTTGTTTCAGTCACCACCCGAGTTCCGTTATATGCTCTTCGAAATACAATTTGGACTCTAATGGAG AATCCTTGAGATATCTATCTCTATATGATAATAGGTGCCTTCGGTATTTTAAAGGGCATAAAGACAG GGTGGTATCTCTGTGCATGTCTCCAGTCAACGACAGTTTCATGTCTGGTTCACTAGATCACAGTGTACGCATGTGGGATCTACGCGTCAATGCCTGCCAG GGAATATTACATCTGCGAGGTAGGCCTACTGTTGCTTATGATCAACAAGGCTTGGTCTTTGCTGTGGCAATGGAAGGAGGTGCAATTAAACTATTTGATTCTAGATCATATGACAAG GGTCCCTTTGATACCTTCCTAGTTGGTGGGGACACTGCTGAGGTGTGTGATATTAAATTCAGCAATGACGGTAAATCAATGCTTCTGACAACTACAAACAACAATGTATATCTCCTCGATGCATATCATGGGGAAAAG AAGTGTGGATTTAATATGGACTCTTCTGCGAATGCCACCATAGAAGCATCCTTCACGCCTGATGGCCAATATGTGCTTTCTG GTTCTGGGGACGGAAATATACATGCATGGAACATCAGTGACGAGCCAAATAAG ATTGCTTCTTTGGATAGCCACATAGGTGTTGCAGCGTGCCTGAGATGGGCACCTCGTAGAGTCATGTttgccgccgctgctgcttcCGTTCTAACCTTTTGGATTCCTGATGATGCCAAGGCTGATGCTGAGCCGGGCGCCCCTGCTCCAGCCTCTTGA
- the LOC131008695 gene encoding high affinity nitrate transporter 2.7 translates to MDLPSKTTAAFPYPLPVDSLHRATQFRPFSLSGPHMRAFHLAWLSLFSCFFSTFAVPPLLPAIRRDVLLSDADVGSAGIAAFAGSILSRLAMGPACDLFGPRAASAAISLVTAPAVLSLAFVSSPAAFIAARFFIGFSLANFVACQFWMSSMFSGNVVGVANGVSAGWANVGSGLTQLIMPLIYSFLTATAKISSSTAWRAAFVVPAALQVATALMVLAFGQDLPHGKYRRKQKSDSSGNSLMSVLFNGLKNYRGWILGLTYGFCFGVELTTDNIIDEYFYERFGVDMAAAGAIAASFGLANVVSRPAGGVASDAMGRRFGMRGRLWSLWAVMTAAGLLCFWLGRVATLWGSVMVMCCFSFFVQAASGLTFGVVPFVSTRYLGVISGMTGSGGTMGAVFTQYLLFSGTKRISTETGISVMGLMMIVCALPITLLYFPESGGMLCGPNSSQIQSYDDDQYQNLLPSTTT, encoded by the exons ATGGATCTGCCTTCCAAAACCACCGCCGCCTTCCCCTACCCCCTCCCTGTCGACTCCCTCCACCGCGCCACCCAATTCCGCCCATTCTCCCTCTCCGGCCCCCACATGCGCGCCTTCCATCTCGCCTGGCTCTCCCTCTTCTCCTGCTTCTTCTCCACCTTCGCCGTCCCGCCCCTCCTCCCCGCCATCCGCCGCGACGTCCTCCTCTCCGACGCCGACGTCGGCTCCGCCGGCATCGCCGCCTTCGCCGGCTCCATCCTATCCCGCCTCGCCATGGGTCCCGCCTGCGACCTCTTTGGCCCccgcgccgcctccgccgccatCTCCCTCGTCACCGCCCCCGCCGTCCTCTCCCTCGCATTCGTCTCCTCCCCCGCTGCCTTCATCGCCGCCCGCTTCTTCATCGGCTTTTCCCTCGCCAACTTCGTCGCCTGCCAGTTCTGGATGAGCTCCATGTTCTCCGGCAACGTCGTCGGCGTAGCCAACGGCGTCTCCGCCGGCTGGGCCAACGTCGGCTCCGGCCTCACCCAGCTCATCATGCCCCTCATCTACTCCTTCCTCACCGCCACCGCGAAAATCTCCTCCTCCACCGCCTGGCGCGCGGCCTTCGTCGTCCCGGCCGCTCTGCAAGTCGCGACGGCGCTCATGGTCCTCGCCTTCGGTCAGGACCTTCCCCACGGAAAATACCGACGAAAACAGAAATCGGATTCGTCGGGAAATTCATTAATGAGTGTCTTATTCAATGGGCTCAAGAATTATAGag GTTGGATTTTAGGGTTGACGTATGGTTTCTGCTTCGGGGTGGAATTGACGACGGATAATATCATCGACGAGTATTTCTACGAGAGGTTCGGGGTGGACATGGCTGCGGCGGGGGCGATCGCGGCGAGCTTTGGGCTGGCGAACGTGGTGTCGCGGCCGGCGGGAGGGGTGGCGTCGGACGCGATGGGAAGGAGGTTCGGGATGAGGGGGCGGCTGTGGAGTTTGTGGGCGGTGATGACGGCGGCGGGGTTGCTGTGTTTTTGGCTGGGGCGCGTCGCCACCTTGTGGGGCTCCGTTATGGTGATGTGTTGTTTCTCCTTTTTTGTGCAAGCCGCCTCGGGGCTTACCTTCGGAGTTGTACCTTTCGTTTCCACCAG GTATCTGGGAGTAATTTCAGGCATGACAGGCAGCGGTGGAACAATGGGTGCAGTATTCACACAATATTTGCTATTTTCAGGCACAAAAAGAATTTCGACAGAAACAGGAATCTCAGTTATGGGATTGATGATGATTGTTTGTGCTCTTCCAATCACCCTACTTTACTTCCCTGAGTCTGGAGGAATGCTTTGTGGCCCTAATTCATCACAAATACAATCTTATGACGATGATCAATATCAAAACTTGCTTCCATCAACCACTACATAA
- the LOC131008669 gene encoding pentatricopeptide repeat-containing protein At2g13600-like, translating into MFSTNARKNLNAFIRKSVSLLEICTNERLINHGNALHCQLIKMGLSSHKYIAVKLLIMYLDSRKSLEINQMLKGFDGFNLVVHNCLINANLKWGNAADACRLFDEMPERNEVSWTSLISGLLKHGKVDEAIHYFKRNPFSDVFSWTATISGLVYNRLSFRAMMLFREMLRFGVLPNAITFTSVVKACIELRDLGLAMSVLGLIMKLGFEGNVCVLNSLVTFFLRLGHIDSARKTFDRIQVKDVVSWTTMLDMYVEMGELVEARRVFDEMPERNEVTWSAMIARLSQSGDAVEAARLFQEMVRCGFKPNISCYSSVISALASLQGLEGGKSIHGHVLKSGVDMNVFVGCSLIDLYCKCGNSNDGRLVFDALPQKNVVCWNSMVSGYSSNGRISEAVELFNLMPQRNNVSWNSLIAGHLVVEDFGEAFEVFHHMILCGEQPSKSTFSSVLRACASLASLEKGKYAHAKAVKLGFQRDLFVDTALLDMYAKSGEIGSSVKIFNGMENKNDVVWTAMIQGLAENGFAEESLQRFEEMESVAPNELILLSVLFACSHCGLVDKGLAYFNSMERVYGIRPNQRHYTCVVDMLSRAGRLCEAEKFITSMPMPCEAEANAWSALLSGCKTYGDEELGARASEKLSELAEAKPGAYVLLSNSYASGGRWVDAMNTRNMMSRKGIKKSGGCSWIELRNRVHVFYSQDETHTQWTQMQWILQLLNTERQSYLA; encoded by the coding sequence ATGTTTTCTACTAATGCAAGAAAAAACTTGAATGCATTCATTCGGAAAAGCGTTTCTCTGCTAGAAATTTGCACAAACGAGAGGTTGATCAATCACGGAAACGCCCTCCACTGCCAATTAATCAAAATGGGACTCTCCTCCCACAAATACATCGCCGTAAAATTACTGATCATGTATCTAGACTCGAGGAAATCCCTTGAGATAAATCAGATGCTGAAGGGGTTCGATGGCTTTAATTTAGTCGTTCACAACTGTTTGATCAATGCAAACCTAAAATGGGGCAATGCGGCTGACGCGTGCCGCctgttcgacgaaatgcctGAGAGAAATGAGGTTTCTTGGACCTCACTGATTTCTGGATTACTAAAACACGGGAAAGTGGATGAAGCGATCCATTATTTCAAGAGGAATCCATTTTCGGATGTGTTTTCTTGGACTGCAACGATTAGCGGGCTTGTATATAATAGGCTGAGCTTTCGAGCAATGATGCTGTTTAGAGAAATGCTTCGATTTGGGGTTTTGCCTAATGCAATTACTTTTACTTCTGTGGTTAAGGCTTGTATCGAGTTGCGGGATTTGGGATTGGCAATGAGTGTTTTGGGGCTGATTATGAAGCTTGGTTTTGAGGGAAATGTATGTGTCTTGAATTCTTTGGTTACTTTTTTTCTGCGGTTGGGCCACATTGATTCTGCGAGGAAGACATTTGATAGGATTCAAGTGAAGGATGTTGTTTCTTGGACGACGATGCTGGATATGTACGTTGAGATGGGCGAGTTGGTGGAAGCTCGTCGGGTGTTTGATGAGATGCCGGAGAGGAATGAGGTTACTTGGAGCGCCATGATAGCGAGATTGAGCCAGAGTGGCGATGCAGTGGAGGCGGCAAGGCTGTTTCAGGAGATGGTTCGTTGTGGTTTCAAGCCGAATATATCTTGCTATTCGAGTGTGATCAGTGCATTGGCCAGCCTGCAGGGTTTGGAAGGTGGGAAGAGCATTCATGGACATGTGTTGAAGAGTGGTGTAGATATGAATGTTTTCGTTGGTTGCTCTCTTATAGACTTGTACTGCAAGTGTGGGAATAGTAACGACGGGCGCTTGGTGTTTGATGCGCTTCCACAGAAGAATGTTGTCTGTTGGAACTCGATGGTCTCTGGTTATAGCTCCAATGGCCGGATTTCAGAAGCTGTGGAGCTGTTTAACCTTATGCCTCAGAGGAATAATGTGTCGTGGAACTCGTTGATTGCTGGCCATCTAGTTGTTGAGGATTTCGGTGAGGCCTTTGAAGTGTTCCATCACATGATTTTGTGTGGAGAGCAGCCGAGTAAATCCACTTTTTCGAGTGTGTTGAGGGCTTGCGCGAGCTTGGCCTCGTTGGAGAAGGGCAAGTATGCACACGCGAAAGCTGTGAAACTTGGGTTTCAGCGTGATCTCTTTGTTGACACCGCGCTCCTAGACATGTACGCCAAGTCTGGAGAGATCGGGAGTTCTGTGAAGATCTTTAATGGGATGGAAAACAAGAACGATGTAGTATGGACAGCTATGATTCAAGGGCTTGCTGAGAATGGATTTGCAGAGGAATCACTGCAACGGTTTGAGGAAATGGAATCCGTTGCCCCAAACGAGCTCATTCTTTTGTCAGTGTTGTTTGCTTGCTCTCATTGTGGTTTAGTTGATAAAGGGCTTGCTTACTTCAACTCAATGGAGAGGGTTTACGGCATCAGGCCGAATCAGAGGCACTACACGTGCGTGGTGGACATGCTGTCTCGAGCAGGGCGTCTATGTGAGGCGGAGAAGTTCATAACGAGTATGCCAATGCCATGTGAAGCTGAGGCGAATGCGTGGTCCGCTCTACTCAGTGGCTGTAAAACATACGGGGACGAGGAGTTGGGGGCAAGGGCGTCTGAGAAGCTCTCGGAGCTTGCTGAGGCGAAGCCTGGAGCGTATGTCCTCCTGTCGAACAGCTATGCTTCAGGAGGGCGATGGGTTGATGCGATGAACACGAGAAACATGATGAGCCGGAAAGGGATCAAGAAGAGCGGAGGTTGCAGTTGGATCGAGCTCAGAAATCGAGTGCATGTGTTCTATTCTCAGGATGAGACTCATACTCAATGGACACAAATGCAGTGGATTTTGCAGCTGTTGAATACTGAAAGACAATCATATCTGGCTTGA
- the LOC131008705 gene encoding phosphoenolpyruvate/phosphate translocator 2, chloroplastic, whose amino-acid sequence MNNPHKASKTHNMATNYALALSTPKPFITCLKQSSFHCRLAAINNIPKSCDQKHVIFSNPNSNFSSRNLVHSSRRLSDFKLRSAALPESRSERAKADKLLRTLQLAAMFAVWYLLNIYFNIFNKQVLKVYHFPATLTAFQFGCGTVIILLMWGFNLYPKPKINKSQFLQIFLLAVGHTLGNLLTNISLGKVAVSFTHTIKAMEPFFTVLLSVLFFGERPSPWVVSSLVPIVGGVALASCTEVSFNWIGFGTAMASNVTNQTRNVFSKKLMRKNEEGLDNVNLFSIITIISFLFLLPAAIIMEGVKFGPSYFQYAASEGLNVKELCVRALLSGLCFHSYQQVSYYILGMVNPVTHAVGNSVKRVAVIVSSVIFFRTPVSLVNSLGTALALAGVFLYSRAKKMKPKAA is encoded by the exons ATGAATAATCCTCACAAGGCTTCAAAAACACACAACATGGCAACTAATTATGCATTGGCTCTCTCAACTCCGAAGCCATTCATCACTTGCCTCAAGCAATCATCATTTCATTGCAGATTAGCGGCAATCAATAATATTCCAAAATCTTGTGACCAGAAACATGTCATTTTTTCAAATCCAAACTCGAATTTCAGCAGCAGAAACCTCGTACACAGCAGCAGGAGATTGTCCGATTTCAAGCTCAGATCGGCAGCTCTTCCAGAGAGTCGAAGCGAGCGGGCGAAAGCCGACAAATTGCTCAGGACATTGCAGCTTGCAGCCATGTTTGCTGTCTGGTATTTGTTGAATATATACTTCAACATCTTCAATAAACAG GTGTTGAAGGTTTACCACTTTCCGGCAACATTAACGGCCTTTCAGTTCGGTTGTGGGACAGTTATTATACTTCTAATGTGGGGCTTCAATCTTTACCCTAAACCCAAAATCAACAAGTCCCAG TTCCTACAAATATTTCTACTTGCTGTGGGGCACACCTTAGGAAACCTTTTAACGAACATCAGTTTAGGGAAAGTGGCAGTTTCATTCACACACACCATCAAGGCAATGGAGCCCTTCTTCACTGTCTTGCTCTCTGTCCTTTTCTTCGGTGAG AGGCCCTCTCCGTGGGTTGTTTCTTCTCTCGTTCCCATCGTTGGTGGTGTGGCATTGGCATCATGCACTGAAGTCTCCTTCAACTG GATAGGTTTTGGCACTGCAATGGCTTCCAATGTCACCAACCAGACGCGTAACGTGTTTAGCAAAAAACTAATGCGCAAGAACGAG GAAGGCTTGGATAACGTCAATCTCTTCTCCATCATAACAATCATATCGTTCTTGTTTCTTCTACCTGCTGCCATTATCATGGAAGGTGTCAAGTTCGGCCCTTCATACTTCCAATATGCT GCAAGTGAAGGTTTGAATGTGAAGGAGTTGTGTGTGAGAGCTCTTCTATCTGGTTTGTGCTTCCATTCTTACCAGCAG GTTTCTTACTATATACTAGGAATGGTGAATCCGGTGACACACGCAGTCGGAAACAGTGTGAAGAGAGTGGCGGTGATCGTGTCCTCAGTCATCTTCTTCCGAACACCTGTCTCACTCGTAAATTCTTTAG GAACTGCTTTGGCTCTCGCCGGAGTCTTCTTGTATTCCAGAGCAAAGAAGATGAAGCCAAAAGCTGCTTAA
- the LOC131008671 gene encoding ATP-dependent RNA helicase-like protein DB10 produces the protein MAAATAVASSASVRYAPEDPSLPKPWRGLVDGRTGNLYFWNPVTNVTQYERPVASSGVSSEQSNNALGSSAAQKDPQCRGSHDEGRYSNAGSAKYTSDPEIDQSARNRPDYSQSDPVVAKNAVHKPIESKGPETGLSVEAYCRRHEISVTGGNVPPFMSFQSTGFPSEILREAQQAGFSAPTPIQAQSWPIAMQGRDIVAIAKTGSGKTLGYLIPGFLHLKQKRNNPKLGPTILVLSPTRELATQIQDEAVKFGRSSRISCTCLYGGAPKGPQLKDLDRGVDIVVATPGRLNDLLEMKRVYLHQISYLVLDEADRMLDMGFEPQIRKIVKEVPPSRQTLMYTATWPKEVRRIAADLLVNPVQVNIGNADELVANKSITQHIEVLSQMDKRRRLEQILRSQQPGSKIIIFCSTKKMCDILADNLNRQFGAAAIHGDKSQDDRDHVLSQFRTGRSPVLVATDVAARGLDVKDIRVVVNYDFPTGIEDYVHRIGRTGRAGATGEAYTFFGDQDARHASDLVKILEGANQNVPAELRDLASRGGGMGRGRRQWGSGPSGRDVGYGGRNDSSYGGRNDSSYGGRGGGGRGGGWGTPSSPDRQDRYGSESFGHNSNATGSFHQKSFHESMMAASKSRDRSRSRSPNRNSEWANNSSAEKFDGAATNQRSFHETMMGAAQPPPSLDARASPNDDPQESLPEINLLS, from the exons ATGGCTGCAGCTACGGCAGTTGCATCTTCTGCTAGTGTACGGTATGCACCAGAGGACCCTTCGCTTCCAAAACCATGGAGAGGACTGGTTGATGGTAGGACTGGAAATCTTTACTTCTGGAACCCCGTGACTAACGTAACCCAGTACGAGAGACCTGTTGCCTCCTCGGGTGTAAGCTCGGAACAGTCTAACAATGCTTTGGGTTCATCTGCTGCTCAAAAGGACCCACAGTGCCGTGGATCTCATGATGAAGGCAGATATAGCAATGCTGGTTCAGCAAAGTACACTTCTGATCCAGAAATTGACCAG TCTGCCAGAAACAGACCAGATTATTCACAGAGTGATCCAGTTGTGGCAAAAAATGCTGTGCATAAACCCATTGAATCTAAAGGCCCAGAAACTGGGTTGTCTGTGGAGGCATATTGTCGTCGTCATGAAATTTCTGTAACT GGAGGAAATGTCCCGCCTTTCATGTCGTTTCAATCCACTGGTTTTCCTTCAGAGATATTAAGAGAG GCACAACAAGCTGGTTTCTCTGCTCCAACTCCAATCCAGGCACAATCATGGCCGATTGCTATGCAAGGTCGTGATATTGTGGCCATTGCCAAGACAGGATCTGGGAAGACTTTGGGTTACTTGATTCCTGGATTTCTTCATCTGAAACAAAAGCGAAATAACCCTAAATTAGGTCCAACAATTTTGGTGCTCTCACCAACAAGAGAGTTGGCCACACAGATACAAGATGAAGCAGTGAAGTTTGGGAGATCATCTAGGATATCTTGTACG TGTCTGTATGGGGGTGCACCAAAAGGACCTCAGTTGAAAGACTTAGACAGAGGTGTGGATATTGTGGTGGCTACTCCTGGTCGATTGAATGATCTTTTGGAGATGAAAAGAGTTTATCTCCATCAAATTTCGTATTTGGTATTGGATGAGGCAGACAGGATGCTAGACATGGGCTTTGAACCCCAAATAAGGAAAATTGTGAAGGAGGTGCCTCCTAGTAGGCAAACCTTGATGTACACAGCAACATGGCCAAAGGAGGTGCGGAGAATTGCTGCTGATTTACTGGTGAACCCTGTTCAGGTTAACATTGGGAATGCTGATGAGCTTGTTGCCAACAAGTCAATAACCCAG CATATTGAAGTTTTATCCCAAATGGATAAGCGTCGTCGTTTGGAACAGATATTGAGGTCTCAACAACCAGGATCAAAGATAATTATCTTTTGCTCTACTAAGAAAATGTGCGATATCCTCGCTGATAACCTAAACCGGCAATTTGGAGCTGCTGCTATTCACGGTGACAAATCTCAGGATGATAGGGATCATGTGCTGAGTCAATTTCGAACTGGAAGGTCCCCAGTGCTTGTAGCCACTGATGTTGCTGCTCGTGGATTGGACGTTAAGGATATTAG GGTGGTAGTAAACTATGACTTCCCGACGGGAATTGAGGATTATGTTCATAGAATTGGAAGAACTGGACGAGCAGGTGCCACTGGAGAGGCTTACACTTTTTTTGGTGATCAGGATGCAAGGCATGCATCGGATCTTGTCAAAATTCTGGAAGGAGCAAATCAAAATGTCCCTGCTGAACTTCGTGATTTGGCATCACGTGGTGGTGGGATGGGAAGAGGGAGGCGCCAGTGGGGCTCTGGTCCTTCCGGACGTGATGTCGGATATGGTGGACGTAACGATTCTTCTTATGGTGGACGTAATGATTCTTCTTATGGTGGAAGGGGAGGCGGAGGAAGGGGAGGAGGTTGGGGAACACCATCGTCTCCTGATAGGCAGGACAG GTATGGTTCTGAATCGTTTGGTCACAACTCAAATGCTACTGGAAGCTTTCATCAGAAGAGCTTTCATGAGAGCATGATGGCTGCTTCCAAGAGCAGAGATAGAAGTCGCAGCAGAAGCCCCAACAGGAATTCAGAATGGGCTAACAACTCCAGCGCAGAGAAATTTGATGGAGCTGCCACCAACCAGCGCAGTTTTCACGAAACCATGATGGGGGCAGCTCAACCACCACCATCTTTAGATGCCCGAGCCTCACCTAATGATGACCCTCAAGAGTCATTGCCAGAAATCAACCTCCTCTCCTGA